One region of Lytechinus pictus isolate F3 Inbred chromosome 8, Lp3.0, whole genome shotgun sequence genomic DNA includes:
- the LOC135155087 gene encoding uncharacterized protein LOC135155087 isoform X2 — translation MAISMIQQFPALKDVEGPGYEAWYTQAVEGEHAKGFIEERLKNVRKRMPKQGWTSLEPSSLSEENQKEPSTKDKIEELKSKEKDMEPENLEEMKQWLQHNNSPIPKVVEFMKKTALKRQEEIHSEKKSTVHDIELQWPRLFDVPNMIDGDFRAVHGDVSDRLIMKWTQELAKKLLQYGEKQSPQVQADDQSAQDAGLTALPLILPTGKLSNAKKSRATVKEAMESIDFQPIGTNLP, via the exons GAAGCATGGTATACACAAGCAGTAGAGGGTGAACATGCAAAGGGCTTCATCGAAGAAAGGTTGAAAAATGTGAGAAAGAGAATGCCAAAGCAAGGGTGGACATCTTTGGAACCTTCAAGTTTAAGTGAGGAGAACCAGAAAGAACCATCAACCAAGGACAAAATTGAAGAACTAAAATCTAAAG AAAAAGATATGGAGCCGGAGAACTTGGAAGAAATGAAGCAATGGCTTCAACATAATAATAGCCCTATCCCTAAAGTGGTGGAATTCATGAAGAAGACTGCACTGAAAAGACAAGAAGAAATTCACTCAGAGAAGAAATCTACCGTGCATGACATCGAGTTGCAATGGCCTCGACTCTTTGATGTCCctaacatg ATAGATGGTGATTTCAGAGCAGTTCATGGGGATGTGTCTGACAGATTAATCATGAAATGGACTCAAGAACTGGCAAAAAAACTACTGCAGTATGGAGAAAAGCAAAGTCCACAAGTGCAAGCCG ATGATCAAAGTGCACAGGATGCAGGTCTGACAGCACTGCCCTTGATACTGCCTACAGGAAAACTGTCAAACGCAAAGAAATCCAGGGCTACGGTGAAAGAAGCAATGGAGTCCATTGATTTTCAGCCG aTAGGGACAAACCTCCCTTAA